One window of Biomphalaria glabrata chromosome 6, xgBioGlab47.1, whole genome shotgun sequence genomic DNA carries:
- the LOC129926853 gene encoding uncharacterized protein LOC129926853, with product MGLKDGVTTSFMLLAMSDTLYLITVVSRDAAFAFMVSEILSDYKKWYPVEPYGVYIYFGNAGRIPYVLSYLITTMIAILRCLCVVWPIRFKSLAFSKKLAIALVSLFIFVAVMSYLPVLLLMDMTFQFDTKLNTSRPALWMSPLREKVKNVIWTARSAVLPFITQVIMISCVVTMNKHLKSSYRFRHLHDNPSLNSISYLATLTFSNVFRKKTFQQPKNPSPELTGKDLQV from the coding sequence ATGGGGCTCAAAGACGGAGTCACGACGTCATTTATGCTGTTGGCAATGTCTGACACTTTGTATTTGATCACTGTCGTTAGCAGAGATGCAGCCTTTGCATTCATGGTGTCTGAGATATTGTCAGACTATAAAAAGTGGTACCCGGTGGAGCCCTATGGGGTGTACATTTATTTCGGGAATGCTGGAAGAATTCCATACGTCCTTTCATACCTGATCACTACAATGATTGCTATCTTAAGATGCCTTTGCGTCGTCTGGCCTATCAGATTCAAGTCTTTAGCTTTCAGCAAAAAACTCGCAATAGCTTTGgtatctttgtttatttttgttgctGTGATGAGCTACCTTCCTGTGCTTTTGTTAATGGACATGACCTTTCAGTTCGACACGAAGCTGAACACCTCAAGACCTGCTTTGTGGATGTCTCCTCTGAGGGAGAAAGTCAAGAACGTGATCTGGACAGCAAGAAGCGCTGTCTTGCCTTTCATCACACAGGTTATCATGATATCTTGCGTGGTCACCATGAACAAACATCTGAAGTCATCTTACCGCTTTCGGCACCTCCATGACAATCCATCTTTAAACAGTATCTCGTATCTAGCAACGCTCactttttcaaatgtttttagaaagaagACTTTTCAGCAACCTAAAAATCCGAGTCCTGAGCTTACTGGGAAAGACTTGCAGGTCTAG